One genomic window of Sodaliphilus pleomorphus includes the following:
- a CDS encoding ABC transporter ATP-binding protein, producing the protein MQEATTKPVIELDGLRRNFKVGGETVHALRGVSFTIGEGEFVTIMGTSGSGKSTLLNILGCLDKPTSGEYKLDGVPVRTMSKNQLASLRNHKIGFVFQNYNLLPKTTAVLNVELPLMYNARVSARERRERAVAALERVGLGNRLEHMSNQMSGGQMQRVAIARALVNEPAVVLADEATGNLDTRTSFEILVLFQELHAEGRTIIFVTHNPEIAQYSSRNIILRDGKIRADVVNDHIMSAAEKLATLPVNDDD; encoded by the coding sequence ATGCAAGAAGCAACAACCAAACCGGTAATCGAGCTCGACGGCCTGCGCCGCAACTTCAAGGTGGGCGGCGAGACGGTGCACGCGCTGCGCGGCGTGTCGTTCACCATTGGCGAGGGCGAGTTTGTGACCATCATGGGCACCTCGGGCTCGGGCAAGTCGACCCTGCTCAACATACTGGGATGCCTCGACAAGCCCACCAGCGGCGAGTACAAGCTCGACGGCGTGCCCGTGCGCACCATGAGCAAGAACCAGCTGGCCAGCCTGCGCAACCACAAGATAGGCTTTGTGTTTCAGAACTACAACCTGTTGCCCAAGACCACCGCTGTGCTCAACGTGGAGCTGCCGCTCATGTACAACGCACGGGTGAGCGCCCGCGAGCGCCGCGAGCGCGCCGTGGCCGCCCTCGAGCGCGTGGGCCTGGGCAACCGCCTGGAGCACATGAGCAACCAGATGAGCGGTGGCCAGATGCAGCGAGTGGCCATCGCCCGAGCCCTGGTCAACGAGCCGGCCGTGGTGCTCGCCGACGAGGCCACCGGCAATCTCGACACCCGCACCTCGTTTGAGATACTGGTGCTCTTCCAGGAGCTGCACGCCGAGGGGCGCACCATCATCTTTGTGACCCACAACCCCGAGATAGCGCAGTACTCGAGCCGCAACATCATCCTGCGCGACGGCAAGATACGTGCCGATGTGGTCAACGACCACATCATGTCGGCCGCCGAGAAGCTGGCCACGCTGCCAGTCAACGACGACGACTGA
- a CDS encoding SDR family NAD(P)-dependent oxidoreductase, with the protein MIQEDNKKALYIITGATDAMGTVVTRRLAEQGHPIVMACYNTQRSDEVARELQIKTLNKNIYSLHLDLGSFAGVRDFVDELKKLNRPVAVLVNNASYISRKSEISPDGYEKLVQVNFLSTVLLSLLVKPLMVEGGRIIFTTSLSRHMVSLPYEFPAVNNFMPIAAFAQSKLALSLFSIYLSTVLRTQRISVNSVDPSLVSLSMVRMNRFFDKLDLHMSQLDKTEKGAQAMMRAINSSDTGFIFKGADKQIKASTLLKNREVFIKLCNDTMRIMKKQINAANQ; encoded by the coding sequence ATGATACAAGAAGATAACAAGAAGGCACTCTACATCATCACCGGCGCCACCGATGCCATGGGCACTGTGGTGACCCGCCGCCTGGCCGAGCAAGGGCATCCCATCGTGATGGCCTGCTACAACACCCAGCGCAGCGATGAGGTTGCCCGCGAGTTGCAAATCAAGACGCTGAACAAAAACATCTACTCGCTGCATCTCGACCTGGGCTCCTTTGCCGGCGTGAGGGACTTTGTCGACGAGCTCAAAAAGCTCAACCGCCCCGTGGCCGTGCTGGTGAACAACGCCAGCTACATCTCGCGCAAGAGCGAGATTTCGCCCGACGGCTACGAGAAGCTGGTGCAAGTCAACTTCTTGAGCACCGTGCTGCTCTCGCTGCTGGTGAAGCCGCTCATGGTCGAGGGCGGGCGCATCATCTTCACTACCTCGCTGAGCCGCCACATGGTGTCGCTGCCCTACGAGTTCCCGGCGGTGAACAACTTCATGCCCATCGCCGCCTTTGCCCAAAGCAAGCTCGCGCTGTCGCTGTTCTCGATATACCTGAGCACCGTGCTGCGCACGCAGCGCATCAGCGTGAACAGCGTCGACCCCTCGCTGGTGAGCCTGAGCATGGTGAGGATGAACCGCTTCTTCGACAAGCTCGACCTGCACATGAGCCAGCTCGACAAGACCGAGAAGGGCGCACAAGCCATGATGCGGGCCATCAACTCGAGCGACACGGGCTTCATCTTCAAGGGCGCCGACAAGCAAATCAAGGCCTCTACCCTCTTGAAGAACCGCGAGGTGTTTATCAAGCTGTGCAACGACACCATGCGCATCATGAAGAAACAGATCAACGCTGCCAACCAGTGA
- a CDS encoding RNA-binding domain-containing protein yields the protein MTKQEISEYIRTQFPKENESCDWKEYKNLQNSLCGHEGDDVVSYVSAISNMNGGAIVVGIQDKTFEVVGIQNFGNYNIESAKARIAEKCRNLPTENLEITELKADDTDTVVWIISVPKHRPKLPVYAHNKAWQRIGDSLIEMKEERLQSILSELLITDDWSVAIVPNATLDDLDSEAIEKARKEYTVRNPYRKAEISAWDNKKFLDKAKITINGKITRAALVLLGKEESEYLLSPYVACIRWSLRSVGSMQNKDYEILTMPLLLSVDKLYNKVRNVKYRLVRPDSLFPEEMLRYDMFNIREPLNNAIAHQDYTKCARIEVVEYEDDHIIFQNYGDFLPQNVENVVIKDCPESVYRNRFLVEAMRNLNMIETEGGGIKKMFVNQRMRFFPMPEYDLSDGKVRVTITGKVIDENFARILADNPNLGLEDIMLLDKVQKQKTITDDQLVYLRKHKFIEGRKPHFFLAHKVVSRTRSTKMKSQYIKNRSFDDEYFMKLIVEYLKKFGKASRKDINELLMDKLSDVLDSTQKRHKIDYQLKKLKDSGKINFGEDHKWILAE from the coding sequence ATGACTAAGCAAGAAATATCAGAATATATACGTACCCAATTCCCCAAAGAAAATGAGAGTTGTGACTGGAAAGAGTATAAGAATTTGCAAAATAGTCTTTGCGGTCATGAAGGTGACGATGTGGTTTCCTATGTATCTGCTATCTCTAATATGAATGGTGGTGCCATTGTTGTAGGCATTCAGGATAAGACTTTTGAAGTTGTTGGAATTCAAAATTTTGGGAACTACAACATCGAATCAGCGAAGGCTCGTATTGCTGAGAAATGTCGGAATCTTCCAACTGAAAATCTAGAAATTACAGAATTGAAGGCAGACGATACCGATACTGTTGTTTGGATCATATCTGTTCCCAAGCATAGACCAAAGTTGCCGGTCTATGCTCATAATAAAGCTTGGCAGAGAATTGGTGACTCTTTGATTGAAATGAAAGAAGAAAGGTTGCAGTCAATTCTCTCAGAGCTGTTAATTACGGACGATTGGAGTGTGGCTATTGTTCCTAATGCCACTTTGGATGATTTGGATTCTGAAGCAATAGAAAAAGCAAGAAAGGAATATACTGTTCGTAATCCATACCGAAAAGCTGAAATTTCAGCATGGGATAATAAGAAGTTCCTTGATAAAGCAAAAATAACAATAAATGGAAAAATAACGAGAGCAGCATTGGTACTATTAGGAAAAGAAGAGAGCGAGTATCTGCTTAGCCCTTATGTTGCTTGTATTCGATGGTCTTTACGTTCTGTAGGGTCTATGCAAAATAAAGACTATGAAATATTGACAATGCCATTGCTATTGAGTGTTGATAAGCTGTATAACAAAGTTCGCAATGTAAAATACCGACTTGTAAGGCCAGACTCCCTTTTTCCTGAGGAAATGTTGCGGTATGATATGTTTAACATACGTGAGCCACTGAATAATGCTATTGCACATCAGGACTATACAAAATGTGCAAGAATAGAAGTAGTGGAATATGAAGATGATCATATTATTTTCCAAAATTATGGTGATTTTTTGCCTCAAAATGTTGAAAATGTTGTCATTAAGGATTGCCCGGAGTCAGTATATCGTAATCGTTTCCTTGTAGAAGCGATGCGTAATCTGAATATGATTGAGACTGAAGGTGGTGGCATTAAAAAGATGTTTGTTAACCAACGTATGAGATTCTTCCCGATGCCGGAATACGATTTGTCTGATGGAAAGGTTAGGGTAACTATTACAGGTAAGGTAATTGATGAAAACTTTGCCCGAATACTGGCAGATAACCCAAACCTTGGTCTTGAAGATATTATGTTGCTTGATAAAGTACAGAAACAGAAAACAATTACGGACGATCAGTTGGTTTATCTAAGGAAACATAAATTCATCGAAGGGCGTAAGCCTCATTTCTTTTTGGCTCATAAAGTCGTGTCGAGAACAAGGAGTACTAAGATGAAAAGTCAATATATTAAGAATAGAAGCTTTGATGATGAATATTTTATGAAATTGATAGTTGAATATCTGAAAAAGTTTGGTAAAGCTTCACGCAAGGATATCAATGAGTTGCTCATGGATAAATTATCGGATGTTTTGGATAGCACGCAAAAGAGGCATAAGATAGATTATCAATTGAAGAAGCTTAAAGATTCAGGAAAAATTAATTTTGGTGAAGACCACAAGTGGATTCTTGCTGAATAA
- a CDS encoding DUF4923 family protein produces MKKITIIGAACLCMLMSGCGALGTTGTTTGSTSSSNGGGLLGSVLGALGSASTVNSLANLVIGSVKLSESDLYGTWKYQEPACAFTSENLLAKAGGAVAAAQVNEKLLPAYNQVGIKSSNTYFTFNKDHSFEAKVNGIPLSGSWTYDQATSAVKMKSLLMSMTGYVTRTTSGLSYTFESKKLLTVLQTLSSLSGNSTLHTVGNLSKNYEGVRVGFDMKK; encoded by the coding sequence ATGAAGAAGATTACAATCATCGGTGCAGCCTGCTTGTGCATGCTCATGAGCGGCTGCGGAGCCCTGGGCACAACAGGCACCACCACGGGCTCGACCAGCAGCAGCAACGGCGGCGGCCTGCTGGGAAGTGTGCTGGGCGCGCTGGGAAGCGCCTCTACCGTCAACAGCCTTGCCAATCTGGTGATAGGCAGTGTGAAACTCAGCGAGAGCGACCTCTATGGCACTTGGAAATACCAGGAGCCGGCTTGCGCTTTCACCAGCGAGAACCTGCTGGCCAAGGCTGGCGGCGCTGTGGCTGCCGCACAAGTCAACGAGAAGCTGCTGCCTGCCTACAACCAGGTGGGCATCAAGAGCAGCAACACCTATTTTACCTTCAACAAGGACCACAGCTTCGAGGCCAAGGTCAACGGCATCCCGCTGAGCGGCTCGTGGACCTATGACCAGGCTACCAGTGCCGTGAAGATGAAAAGCTTGCTCATGAGCATGACTGGCTATGTAACCCGCACCACGAGCGGGCTGAGCTACACCTTCGAGTCGAAGAAGCTGCTCACCGTGCTCCAGACGCTCTCCAGCCTGAGCGGCAACTCCACGTTGCACACTGTGGGCAACCTGAGCAAGAACTACGAGGGCGTGCGCGTGGGCTTCGACATGAAGAAGTAA
- a CDS encoding M28 family peptidase, which translates to MLDFISIVAAAALLASCGGKQDAAREASDAPAQAVVNFNADSAYAHVKAQCDFGPRVPSTPAHEQCGAYLEAQLARYCDTVYTQHADLTTHDGKVLHATNYIGVINPDAEKRILLMAHWDCRPWADNDPDPAKRHMPVMGANDAASGVAVLLELARIMKQKRPGVGVDILLDDAEDWGTDSIDESWALGTQYWVHHTHVPYYAPMYGILLDMVGAKGATFYQEGFSVDAAPSLVESIWATAADAGYGKYFIAQKLGYVTDDHKPLIDNQIPCVDIVDMRQSPSGFFSGWHTTHDTLDNIDKGTLKAVGQTVANFIYSIQQ; encoded by the coding sequence ATGCTTGATTTTATCTCGATAGTCGCCGCAGCAGCCTTGCTTGCAAGCTGTGGCGGCAAGCAAGACGCGGCCCGCGAGGCGAGCGATGCTCCCGCCCAGGCCGTGGTGAACTTTAACGCCGACAGCGCCTATGCCCACGTGAAGGCACAGTGCGACTTCGGCCCCCGCGTGCCTTCGACTCCCGCCCATGAGCAGTGCGGGGCCTATCTCGAGGCGCAGCTCGCCCGATACTGCGACACGGTGTACACGCAGCATGCCGACCTCACCACCCACGACGGCAAGGTGCTGCACGCCACCAACTATATAGGCGTGATCAATCCCGATGCCGAGAAGCGCATTCTGCTCATGGCTCACTGGGATTGCCGTCCCTGGGCCGACAACGACCCCGACCCGGCCAAGCGTCACATGCCTGTGATGGGCGCCAACGATGCTGCCAGCGGCGTGGCTGTGCTGCTCGAGCTGGCCCGCATCATGAAGCAGAAGCGCCCGGGCGTGGGCGTCGACATCCTGCTCGACGATGCCGAGGACTGGGGCACCGACTCAATCGACGAGAGCTGGGCGCTGGGCACGCAATACTGGGTGCACCACACTCACGTGCCCTACTATGCTCCCATGTATGGCATCTTGCTCGACATGGTGGGCGCCAAGGGTGCCACCTTCTACCAGGAAGGCTTCTCGGTCGACGCCGCCCCGTCGCTGGTCGAGAGCATATGGGCCACAGCTGCCGACGCGGGCTATGGCAAGTACTTCATCGCCCAAAAGCTGGGCTATGTGACCGACGACCACAAGCCGCTCATCGACAACCAGATACCCTGTGTCGACATCGTCGACATGCGTCAATCGCCATCGGGCTTCTTCAGTGGCTGGCACACCACCCACGACACGCTCGACAACATCGACAAGGGCACGCTCAAGGCTGTGGGCCAGACGGTGGCCAACTTCATCTACAGCATTCAGCAATAG
- a CDS encoding efflux RND transporter periplasmic adaptor subunit codes for MEEKKKATIKKAVVVAVVALAVVAVAAVLLGGKKDKNAVRLETAKVEKDSISASVTATGTVEAVTSVDVGTQVSGIVTKLYVDYNSVVKKGQVIAELDKSNLQSQLNTAQENLGKARAEVQSQQANVRQQRAALQSAQASLNYQKSNYNRYSTLYRKGLVSANDYENARLTYQQAAKQVAQCQQQVASAQTQVASAETQVGTAQEGVKQAQTNLGYATITAPIDGVVISKSVEEGQTVASAYSTPTLVTIAKDLRDMQVVADVDEADIGNVKEGQRCQFTVDAFPDDVFTGTVKQVRQNATTTNNVVTYEVVITAPNQDLKLKPGLTANVTIFTLERGNVACVPSKALRFTPTPEVVGKNYKIGTARGEHVVWTLEGNKLVPHSVVTGTSDGSHTEILSGIELGATVVVDVAATEQDDNDESSDGQDNASPFQPKRPGSDKKKTSGAGSKAA; via the coding sequence ATGGAAGAGAAAAAGAAAGCTACAATCAAGAAGGCAGTCGTCGTTGCAGTGGTGGCTCTCGCCGTCGTTGCAGTCGCCGCAGTGCTGCTGGGAGGCAAAAAAGACAAAAATGCAGTGCGCCTTGAGACCGCCAAGGTCGAGAAAGACAGCATCTCGGCCAGTGTCACCGCCACCGGTACCGTCGAGGCCGTGACCTCGGTCGATGTGGGTACCCAGGTGTCGGGCATCGTGACCAAGCTCTATGTCGACTACAACAGCGTGGTCAAGAAGGGGCAGGTGATTGCCGAGCTCGACAAGTCCAACCTGCAAAGCCAGCTCAACACGGCGCAGGAGAACCTGGGCAAGGCCCGTGCCGAGGTGCAGAGCCAGCAGGCCAACGTGAGGCAGCAGCGCGCCGCACTGCAGAGTGCACAGGCCAGCTTAAACTACCAGAAGAGCAACTACAACCGCTACTCCACACTCTACCGCAAGGGGCTGGTGAGTGCCAACGACTATGAGAACGCCCGCCTCACCTATCAGCAGGCCGCCAAGCAGGTGGCTCAATGCCAGCAGCAGGTGGCCAGCGCCCAGACCCAGGTGGCCAGCGCCGAGACCCAGGTGGGCACTGCGCAAGAAGGCGTGAAGCAGGCTCAGACCAACCTGGGCTACGCCACCATCACCGCTCCCATCGACGGCGTTGTCATCTCCAAGTCGGTCGAGGAAGGCCAGACTGTGGCCTCGGCCTACAGCACCCCCACGCTGGTCACCATTGCCAAAGACCTGCGCGACATGCAGGTGGTGGCCGACGTCGACGAGGCCGACATAGGCAACGTGAAAGAGGGACAGCGCTGCCAGTTTACCGTCGATGCCTTCCCCGACGACGTGTTTACCGGCACGGTCAAGCAAGTGCGCCAAAATGCCACCACAACCAACAATGTGGTGACCTACGAGGTCGTGATCACCGCCCCCAACCAAGACCTCAAGCTCAAGCCCGGCCTCACGGCCAACGTCACCATCTTCACCCTCGAGCGCGGCAACGTGGCCTGCGTGCCCAGCAAGGCACTGCGTTTCACCCCCACACCCGAGGTCGTGGGCAAGAACTACAAGATAGGCACCGCCCGCGGCGAGCACGTGGTGTGGACCCTCGAGGGCAACAAGCTGGTGCCTCACAGTGTGGTAACAGGCACAAGCGACGGTTCGCACACCGAGATATTGAGCGGCATCGAGCTGGGTGCCACTGTAGTGGTCGATGTGGCCGCCACCGAGCAGGACGACAACGACGAGAGCAGCGACGGCCAGGACAACGCCTCGCCCTTCCAGCCCAAGCGCCCTGGCAGCGACAAGAAGAAAACCTCGGGCGCCGGCTCCAAAGCCGCGTGA
- a CDS encoding TolC family protein — protein MNITQAIIAAALLLPAQIQAADTLQTTVAAKPASWTLRSCIDYAKQNNVTVRKNKVNAQSARLDLANAKAGRLPTVSASTSQQGSYAPFRKTSAVVNGSQVMSTGSKWTYSGNYGLEASMPVFDGGTTKNNIKLAEINTQIADLTADASMLTIEEQITNLYVQILYAKETVREDEEQIKLSETNLARTQEFYRNGLLAQADVSQIESQLATDRYQKVADETTLNQYRLQLKQLLEISDDENFDIATTSIDGDVLAMLPATSQVYNTALALRPEIQAGKLAMQKSDLDVKIAKAAWYPTVRLNAGLNATNMSGNGNLMTQLKQNWNNFVGVSVSIPIYDGGKTKNNIAKAQLEKQSYYLDLLETQKSLWNTIDTYRMNAYNAQQRYVAAKENANYARTSYELTSEQYRLGLKNILELTTGKTNLATANQKMLQAKYTELLNAAMLKYYMGDTINL, from the coding sequence ATGAATATCACCCAAGCAATCATCGCTGCCGCCCTGCTGCTGCCGGCCCAAATCCAAGCAGCCGACACGCTGCAAACCACCGTGGCCGCCAAACCGGCGAGCTGGACGCTGCGCAGCTGCATCGACTATGCCAAGCAGAACAACGTGACAGTGAGGAAAAACAAAGTGAACGCTCAGAGCGCCCGCCTCGACCTGGCCAATGCCAAGGCCGGCCGCCTGCCCACCGTGTCGGCCTCCACAAGCCAGCAGGGCAGCTACGCCCCGTTTCGCAAGACTTCGGCCGTGGTCAATGGCAGCCAGGTGATGTCGACGGGAAGCAAGTGGACCTACAGCGGCAACTACGGCCTCGAGGCCTCGATGCCTGTCTTCGACGGCGGCACGACCAAAAACAACATCAAGCTGGCCGAAATCAACACTCAGATTGCCGACCTCACCGCCGATGCCTCGATGCTCACCATCGAGGAGCAAATTACCAACCTCTATGTGCAGATACTCTATGCCAAAGAGACGGTGCGCGAGGACGAGGAGCAAATCAAGCTCTCTGAAACCAACCTGGCCCGCACCCAGGAGTTTTATCGCAATGGCTTGCTGGCCCAGGCCGACGTGAGCCAAATCGAGTCGCAGCTGGCTACCGACCGCTACCAGAAGGTGGCCGACGAGACCACCCTCAACCAGTACCGCCTACAGCTCAAGCAGCTGCTCGAGATAAGCGACGACGAGAACTTCGATATCGCCACGACAAGCATCGACGGCGATGTGCTGGCCATGTTGCCCGCCACGAGTCAGGTGTACAACACCGCTCTCGCGCTCCGCCCCGAGATACAGGCCGGCAAGCTGGCCATGCAGAAGAGCGACCTCGATGTGAAGATTGCCAAGGCTGCCTGGTACCCCACCGTGAGGCTCAATGCAGGCTTGAACGCGACCAACATGAGCGGCAACGGCAACTTGATGACACAGCTCAAGCAGAACTGGAACAACTTTGTGGGCGTGAGCGTGAGCATCCCCATCTACGACGGCGGCAAGACCAAAAACAATATTGCCAAGGCCCAGTTGGAGAAACAGAGCTACTATCTCGACCTGCTCGAGACGCAGAAGTCGTTGTGGAACACCATCGACACCTATCGCATGAACGCCTACAACGCCCAGCAGCGCTATGTGGCCGCCAAGGAGAATGCCAACTATGCCCGCACGAGCTATGAGCTCACCAGCGAGCAATACCGCCTGGGGCTGAAAAATATACTGGAGCTCACAACCGGCAAGACCAACCTGGCCACTGCCAACCAGAAAATGCTGCAGGCCAAGTACACCGAGCTGCTCAATGCCGCCATGCTGAAATACTACATGGGCGATACTATCAATCTATAA
- a CDS encoding ABC transporter ATP-binding protein: MDFIEVSDVVKQYSGHLALDHVSVHVPQGCIYGLLGPNGAGKTTLIRIINMITRPDSGQVLLDGKPLEPADVARIGYLPEERGLYKKMKVADEIVYLARLKGLDKATAVQRTRQWLERFGLTDWAGKKVESLSKGMQQKVQFIATVLHEPRLLIFDEPFSGFDPVNAEQLKQEILHLQQEGATILFSTHNMESVEEVCQRITLINHSRVVLEGDVEAIKQQHKQNLFEITLSNRGTLPACEQLYDIVESKPGTALLRLRHGAGLHDTVAWLNDHCQLAGFNELLPSMNEIFIETVKNLNS, encoded by the coding sequence ATGGATTTTATCGAAGTAAGCGATGTAGTGAAGCAATATTCTGGGCACTTGGCACTCGACCACGTGAGCGTGCACGTGCCGCAGGGCTGCATCTACGGTCTGCTCGGGCCCAATGGTGCCGGCAAGACGACGCTCATACGCATCATCAACATGATCACGCGCCCCGACAGCGGCCAGGTGCTGCTCGACGGCAAGCCCCTCGAGCCTGCCGACGTGGCCCGCATAGGCTACCTGCCTGAGGAGCGCGGACTGTACAAGAAAATGAAGGTGGCCGACGAAATTGTGTACCTGGCACGCCTCAAGGGGCTCGACAAGGCCACGGCCGTGCAGCGCACTCGCCAGTGGCTCGAGCGGTTCGGGCTCACCGACTGGGCCGGCAAGAAGGTGGAGTCGCTCTCCAAGGGCATGCAGCAGAAGGTGCAGTTCATTGCCACTGTGCTCCACGAGCCACGGCTGCTCATCTTCGACGAGCCTTTCTCGGGCTTCGACCCGGTCAACGCCGAGCAGCTCAAGCAGGAGATACTGCACCTGCAGCAAGAGGGTGCCACCATCCTGTTCTCGACCCACAACATGGAGAGTGTAGAAGAGGTGTGCCAGCGCATCACGCTCATCAACCACTCGCGTGTGGTGCTCGAGGGCGATGTGGAGGCCATCAAGCAGCAACACAAGCAAAACCTGTTTGAAATCACGCTCAGCAACCGCGGCACACTGCCCGCCTGCGAGCAGCTCTACGACATCGTCGAGAGCAAGCCCGGCACGGCACTGCTGCGCCTCAGGCACGGCGCGGGTCTGCACGACACCGTGGCCTGGCTCAACGACCATTGCCAGCTGGCCGGCTTCAACGAGCTGCTGCCCAGCATGAACGAAATCTTTATTGAAACTGTAAAAAATCTGAACTCATGA
- a CDS encoding ABC transporter permease has protein sequence MNRLSLIIRREYMSLVARKSFIVTTLLMPVLMIACVLIPIGISMANEKTTERTTIAVIDETQQLAGVIKSSPQYSIMPLQGKPGTTRPKEFLAQAPESVEALVVIPPDVLTRHQVNLYSKKAVSGGLVQYVTQCLNDTLTAVKLQQQGIPNLDKIVAQSQVDVGVNSIRLAADGSQSSSSTDVAMIIGVVLAFVTYMFVIMYGATIMNSVVEEKTNRIVEVVVSSCKPFELMMGKIIGVGLVGLTQFALWVAILAGVAGIAMSVLNIPSTTVVAAVDPSGAPTLALVFATIKSINIGLILVSFVVYFIGGYLLYASLFAAFGSAVDQASDASQFSAPIIMIMVIALYASIGCMENPNGSLAMWCSLIPFTSPVVMMVRLPFDVPVWQVALSIVLLFGTAVAMVWLSARIYRTGILLYGKKHSLKEIVRWVR, from the coding sequence ATGAATAGACTTTCACTCATCATCAGGCGCGAATACATGAGCCTCGTGGCTCGCAAGTCGTTTATCGTCACTACACTGCTCATGCCGGTGCTCATGATTGCCTGCGTGCTCATTCCCATAGGCATATCGATGGCCAACGAGAAAACCACCGAGCGCACCACCATTGCCGTCATCGACGAGACACAGCAGCTGGCTGGCGTGATCAAGAGCAGCCCGCAATACAGCATCATGCCCCTGCAGGGTAAGCCGGGCACCACCCGTCCCAAAGAATTCCTGGCCCAGGCACCCGAAAGTGTCGAGGCCCTCGTGGTGATACCGCCCGACGTGCTCACCCGCCACCAGGTGAACCTGTACAGCAAGAAGGCCGTGAGCGGCGGCCTGGTGCAATATGTGACCCAGTGCCTCAACGACACGCTCACTGCGGTGAAGCTGCAGCAGCAAGGCATACCCAATCTCGATAAAATCGTGGCCCAGTCGCAAGTCGACGTTGGCGTCAACAGCATCAGGCTGGCTGCCGACGGCAGCCAGAGCTCCTCGTCGACCGATGTGGCCATGATCATAGGCGTGGTGCTGGCCTTTGTGACCTACATGTTTGTCATCATGTATGGCGCAACGATCATGAACAGCGTGGTCGAGGAGAAAACCAACCGCATCGTCGAGGTGGTGGTGAGCAGCTGCAAGCCCTTTGAGCTCATGATGGGCAAGATCATAGGCGTGGGCCTTGTGGGCCTCACCCAGTTTGCCTTGTGGGTGGCCATCCTTGCCGGCGTGGCCGGCATCGCCATGAGTGTGCTCAACATTCCCAGTACGACAGTTGTGGCCGCAGTCGACCCCTCGGGTGCGCCCACCCTGGCCCTTGTGTTTGCCACTATCAAGAGCATCAACATAGGTCTCATTCTCGTGAGCTTTGTGGTCTACTTCATCGGGGGCTACCTGCTCTATGCCTCGCTCTTTGCCGCCTTTGGCTCGGCCGTTGACCAGGCCAGCGACGCCTCGCAATTCTCGGCCCCCATCATCATGATCATGGTCATTGCCCTCTATGCCAGCATAGGCTGCATGGAAAACCCCAACGGCTCGCTGGCCATGTGGTGCTCGCTCATCCCCTTCACCTCGCCGGTAGTCATGATGGTGCGTCTGCCCTTCGACGTGCCCGTGTGGCAGGTGGCACTGAGCATCGTGCTGCTCTTCGGCACAGCCGTGGCCATGGTGTGGCTCAGCGCCCGCATCTACCGCACTGGCATCCTGCTCTACGGCAAGAAACACAGCCTCAAGGAAATCGTGCGCTGGGTGAGGTGA